A region of the Carbonactinospora thermoautotrophica genome:
CGAGGGTGTCCAAGATCAGGTTGTGACGACCTCCCTGGACACCCTCGCCACCGCACTCTACGTGAAGATCGATGACCTGTTGAAGGCAGCGCCGCAGCTGGCCCCGTGGCGGCCGAAGGCCGGCATCCCGCCCAAGCTGAGCGACGCCGAACTGGTCACCCTCGCGGTCATGCAGGCCCTGCTCGGCTTCACCTCCGAGGCCCGCTGGCTGCGCTACACCCACGCCCACCTGCGGCACCTGTTCTGCTACCTGCCCCGGCAGTCCGGCTACGACAAGCGGCTGCGCGCCGCGGCCTCGCTGGTCGGGCACGCGATCCGGGCCCTGGCCTGCGACACCGCCGTGTGGACCGACGACGTGTGGGTGGTCGGCTCCACCCCCGTCGAATGCGGGCGCTCGCGGGAGACCGTCAAACGCTCGGCGTTGGCCGGGTGGGCGCAGTACGGGTACTGCGCCAGCCACTCGCGCTACTTTTGGGGGCTGCGGCTGCACCTGGTGCGCACCCCGCGCGGGCTGCCGGTCGCCTACGCGTTGACCGGGGCCAAGGCCGACGAGCGCGAGGTGTTGCTCGACATCCTCACCACCGACCCGGACCTGGTGGCCACCCGCCGCGGGCAGACCCTCATCGCGGACAAGCACTACTACGGGCGGGAGTTCGAACGCATCCTGGCCGGGCTCGGCCTGCGGCTGCTGCGGCCGGCCCGCAGGGGCGAGCCCGGACGGGCCGGCGCCCGGCTGTTCAAGCCCCTGCGGCAGCTGATCGAGTCGGTCAACGCCACCGTCAAGGGACAACTCGACCTCGAGCGGCACGGTGGTCGCACACCCGAGGGCGTCATCGCCCGGGTCCTGCAGCGGATCCTCGCCCTGGCCGCC
Encoded here:
- a CDS encoding IS982 family transposase; this encodes MTTSLDTLATALYVKIDDLLKAAPQLAPWRPKAGIPPKLSDAELVTLAVMQALLGFTSEARWLRYTHAHLRHLFCYLPRQSGYDKRLRAAASLVGHAIRALACDTAVWTDDVWVVGSTPVECGRSRETVKRSALAGWAQYGYCASHSRYFWGLRLHLVRTPRGLPVAYALTGAKADEREVLLDILTTDPDLVATRRGQTLIADKHYYGREFERILAGLGLRLLRPARRGEPGRAGARLFKPLRQLIESVNATVKGQLDLERHGGRTPEGVIARVLQRILALAAAIWHNHHNGQPTLRSLIAYDS